TCCTCCGACTGAGCAGCGCCTACCGGCAGAACAGCAGCATCCGGTATTCCAGGATCCGGCCGGGCGTGCAACGAGGCACGCCTGATCGGTTCCGCCGCCCCGTCCCCGGGGCGGCGGAACCGGCGGGTCACCTGAACAAGGAGCACAGATGTCAGAAACACGCACCGCCACCGGCCCCGGCAAGGCCGCCGACAGCAGCGGAATGGATGAGTTCGGCTATGCCCAGACTCTCGACCGCAGCATCGGGAAATTCGCCAGTTTCGCCGCAGGAGTCAGTTACATCTCCATCCTGACCGGCGTCTTCCAGCTTTTCTATTTCGGTTTCTCCACCGCCGGACCGGCCTACGCCTGGTCCTGGCCCATCGTCTTCGTCGGCCAGCTCATGGTCGCACTCTGCTTCGCCGAACTCGCAGGCCGGTATCCGGTGGCCGGTTCGGTCTACAACTGGGCCAAGAGGCTCAGCAGCGGCACCCCGTCCTGGCTGGCCGGCTGGCTGCTCCTGATCTCGTCGATCATGGCGCTCGGATCCGTCGCCCTGGCCCTCCAGATCACCCTGCCGCAGCTGTGGAGCGGCTTCCAGTTCGTCGGCGACGGTTCCGGCCCCTACGACTTCGCGATCAACGGCGTGGTCCTGGCCACCGGCATGATCGTCATCTCCACGCTGATCAACGCGTTCGGCGTGAAGCTCATGACCAAGATCAACAGCATCGGCGTCTTCGTCGAGCTCATCGCCGCCGTGCTCCTGGTCGCCGCCCTTTTCTGGCACGTGAACAACGGCCCCGAGGTCCTGCTGGACACCCGCGGCTTCGGCGAAGGCAAGCCGATGGGCTTCTTCGGCGTGTTCCTCATCGCGGCGATGGCCTCGGGCTACGTCATGTACGGCTTCGACACCGCCTCGTCCCTGGGCGAGGAGACGAAGGATCCCAAGAAGACCGCGCCCAAGGCGATCCTCCGCGCCGTCACGGCGTCCTTCCTGCTCGGCGGCCTGCTGCTGTTCGGTGGCATCCTCGCGGCGCCGGATCTGAACGACCCGAAGCTGGGCTCCCCCGACGGCGGACTGCAGCACATCGTGCTGTCCGTGCTGGGCGGCCCCTTCGGGAAGGCGTTCCTGGTCTGCATCGTCGTCGCCGTCGTCGTGTGCACACTCGCAGTGCACGCCGCGGCCATCCGCATGATGTTCGCCATGGCCCGCGACAACAACCTCCCGTTCAGCCGCCAGCTCAGCAAGGTGGACCCGGTCCGCAAGACGCCCACGGTGGCCGCCATCGTCATCGGAGTGCTGGCGATCATCCCGCTCCTGGTGAACATCACCCAGCCGGCCATCTTCACCATCCTGTCCAGCATCAGCATCGTGCTGATCTACCTGTCGTATCTGCTGGTCACCGCGCCGATGCTCCGCCGTCGGTTCCTGAAGAAGTGGCCGCTGAAGGACGACGGCGCCGAGGTCGGTTTCAGCCTCGGGAAATGGGGCCTCCCCGTGAACATCCTGGCGGTGCTGTGGGGCGGGGCCATGACGCTCAACCTCGTGTGGCCGCGCCAGGAGATCTACAACTCCGTCCCGCCCTTCGAGTGGTACTTCCAGTGGGGCGGGGTGATGTTCGTGGTCGGGGTGATCGTCATCGGCACCCTGCTGTACCGCCTGAAGCTCCGGCATCAGACGGGCGTCCTCGCCGAGCACGCCGCCGCGGCGGCAGAGCCTCCAGAAGCTCAGGCGGATCCGGCCGACGAGACCAGCTCCGCGGAAACGGGCGACCTGTCGCTCCAGCCGTGCCCCGTGCACCACCGCCACCATCGGAGGACGCCCGCTCTCAGCGGCGCCGGAACCGCCCGCTGTCCTTACGAGCCGCAGGGGAACTAGTTGTCGCCGGCCAAGAGGTTGTCGACGTTTCTTGGGGGTCGCGACGCAGACGGGTAGGGTGAGCGGTATGTCGAGCCCTGAATCGGACACTCAGGGGCTTTCGGTCACGCCGTCAGCCCCTCACCCCCACTGAGCCTTCAGCTCTCTGCTGCAGGCCATAGCTGCATGCAGCACGACATTGGAGTGTCCTTTGGGCGCTGACCGTGGTGACGAGACGTTCTCTTGTTCGTACTCTCGCTTCGGAGCAATCTCGATGCCTTTCGCTCTCTATGTTCTTGCCCTGGTGGTCTTCGCCATGGGTACTTCCGAATTCATGCTCGCCGGCCTTGTGCCCGGCATTTCCACATACTTCGACGTTTCCGTAGGGACCGCTGGTCTCCTGACATCGGCGTTCGCCGCGGGGATGGTGATCGGCGCACCTGCGATGGCCGCACTCACTCGTCGCCTCCCCGTGAAAGCGTCGCTCTTGGGCTTCGTGATCGTATTCGCGCTGTCCCATGTCGTCGGCGCACTCACGCCGGACTTCACTGTTCTGTTCATCACGCGGGTGATCGCCGCGATCGTCAATGCAGGTTTCTTGGCGGTCGCGCTGAGTGCGGCGACGCAACTCGTAGCACCCGACGCCAAAGGTCGGGCTGTGGCGACTCTGCTGGCGGGAACCACCGTCGCAACCGTCGCCGGCGTCCCCGCCGGTGCTCTAGTCGGCACGGCACTCGGCTGGCAGTCGACGTTCTGGGCGATCGCTCTCCTCTGCGTCCCCGCGGCAATCGGCATTGCCGCGGGCTTCACCACTCAAGCTGACGACACGTCAAGGGAGGCTTCCTCCTCGACCTCGCTGCGGATGGAGCTGGCGCAGCTTGCGTCACTGCGCCTTGGTCTGACGATGCTGCTCGCTGCCCTGGTGAATTCCGGGACCTTTGCCACCCTGACCTTCCTAGCGCCGATCGTCATGGACACCGCCGGCCTGAGCCAGTGGTGGGTGTCGGTGGCGCTTGTGCTCTTCGGCGTCGGTTCCTTCATCGGCGTCACCATTGCTGGGCGACTCTCAGATGCCCGACCCCGAATCGTCATCGTGAGTGGTGGCAGTGTTCTTGTGCTCGGGTGGGTCGCATTGGCGCTCTTCGCAACGATCCCGGTTGCCCTGCTGGGACTCGTTTTCGCTCAGGGTGTCCTGGGGTTCGCCGTCGGGAGCACACTGATCACGCGAGTGCTCTATGCGTCAGCGGGTGCCCCCACCATGGCGGGGTCGTACGCGACAGCGGCACTCAACGTCGGCGCAGCAGCCGGTCCCGTCCTTGCCGCTGCCACGCTCAGCGTGATGCCCGGCGCGCTCGGGCCCGTTTGGGTGGCCGTCATCGCGACCGCTGCGGCACTGCTGCTCGCCGTTCCCTTTCTTCGGCTGATCGCCCCCGTCGACAGCGAAGGAGGCAAGTGACGCACGCAAACTCGCCCTTGACGGTCGAACGTCGTCGCCGACTCATCGAGGTTTGTCGGGCTTGGCCCCTCGTCTGCTCCAACCCGGCAGCCATGCGCGACACCTGGCGAGACGCTAGCGCGACTTGAGGAACTACGGCGCGAGCACAAGTGCTCGGCGTCCCGCATCGCCTTCGAACTGCATCCAGACGGCGTTGCGATCAGCCGGCGCGCCGTCACACGGCACCTGGCCGGGCACGGCCTGAACCGCCGTCCCGGGGAAAGATCATCAGCCAGGGGATCTCCGGAGGACCGCCGTCACCTTCGCCTCTCCTGCTCCCGCAAGCCTCCTCCCTCTCGCCCGGCGGCGCCTTCATCGTCACCGGGAGCACCGCCCTCACACGACACAGCTCCGCCCCGGTCACGGAGGTCCGTGACCAGGGCGGAGCTGTCAGGGCTGACGGCGGATCAGCCGCGGATGCGCTCCATGGAGGGATCGTAGAGCGGCTCGGCGGTCACCGTGGCGGGGA
Above is a window of Arthrobacter sp. Y-9 DNA encoding:
- a CDS encoding APC family permease, whose amino-acid sequence is MSETRTATGPGKAADSSGMDEFGYAQTLDRSIGKFASFAAGVSYISILTGVFQLFYFGFSTAGPAYAWSWPIVFVGQLMVALCFAELAGRYPVAGSVYNWAKRLSSGTPSWLAGWLLLISSIMALGSVALALQITLPQLWSGFQFVGDGSGPYDFAINGVVLATGMIVISTLINAFGVKLMTKINSIGVFVELIAAVLLVAALFWHVNNGPEVLLDTRGFGEGKPMGFFGVFLIAAMASGYVMYGFDTASSLGEETKDPKKTAPKAILRAVTASFLLGGLLLFGGILAAPDLNDPKLGSPDGGLQHIVLSVLGGPFGKAFLVCIVVAVVVCTLAVHAAAIRMMFAMARDNNLPFSRQLSKVDPVRKTPTVAAIVIGVLAIIPLLVNITQPAIFTILSSISIVLIYLSYLLVTAPMLRRRFLKKWPLKDDGAEVGFSLGKWGLPVNILAVLWGGAMTLNLVWPRQEIYNSVPPFEWYFQWGGVMFVVGVIVIGTLLYRLKLRHQTGVLAEHAAAAAEPPEAQADPADETSSAETGDLSLQPCPVHHRHHRRTPALSGAGTARCPYEPQGN
- a CDS encoding Cmx/CmrA family chloramphenicol efflux MFS transporter, whose translation is MPFALYVLALVVFAMGTSEFMLAGLVPGISTYFDVSVGTAGLLTSAFAAGMVIGAPAMAALTRRLPVKASLLGFVIVFALSHVVGALTPDFTVLFITRVIAAIVNAGFLAVALSAATQLVAPDAKGRAVATLLAGTTVATVAGVPAGALVGTALGWQSTFWAIALLCVPAAIGIAAGFTTQADDTSREASSSTSLRMELAQLASLRLGLTMLLAALVNSGTFATLTFLAPIVMDTAGLSQWWVSVALVLFGVGSFIGVTIAGRLSDARPRIVIVSGGSVLVLGWVALALFATIPVALLGLVFAQGVLGFAVGSTLITRVLYASAGAPTMAGSYATAALNVGAAAGPVLAAATLSVMPGALGPVWVAVIATAAALLLAVPFLRLIAPVDSEGGK